A section of the Telopea speciosissima isolate NSW1024214 ecotype Mountain lineage chromosome 3, Tspe_v1, whole genome shotgun sequence genome encodes:
- the LOC122656962 gene encoding uncharacterized protein LOC122656962, producing the protein MNSSLLYANSSSLTTNFSRRSYAMDFSGLKKQYPVRISNMFLNISFSAENLAVNSRFRTSRSIVNCLTGEVKPSESESMNRGSEGEVANGFFLESEGESRLNVVMGKPSLPAFVPVAKLSLADQAFFLLAFIACTTSIAFTSLVIAAVPTLYAMGRAATSLSKLADTAREELPSTMAAIRLSGMEISDLTLELSDLSQEIAEGVSKSAQAVQAAEAGIRQIGSLARQQTISMIQERASLPIISLQPVVAGAAKKTSRAVGQATKTFMNMISRGEFNPGNEDSGTDRLDL; encoded by the exons ATGAACTCTTCATTACTATATGCGAATTCTTCTTCCCTCACTACAAATTTCTCAAGAAGATCTTATGCGATGGATTTCTCTGGTCTAAAGAAGCAATACCCAGTTCGGATTTCAAATATGTTTCTTAATATTTCGTTTTCAGCTGAGAATCTGGCGGTGAACTCTCGATTCAGGACCTCTCGTTCGATTGTAAATTGCTTGACTGGGGAGGTCAAGCCATCTGAATCTGAATCTATGAATCGAGGGTCGGAAGGGGaggttgcaaatgggtttttTCTCGAAAGTGAAGGAGAAAGTAGATTGAATGTCGTGATGGGAAAGCCTTCTCTTCCGGCGTTTGTTCCAGTGGCGAAGCTGAGCTTGGCTGATCAAGCGTTCTTCCTCTTGGCCTTCATTGCTTGCACT ACTTCTATAGCGTTTACAAGCCTCGTGATTGCAGCTGTTCCTACTTTATAT GCAATGGGGAGAGCCGCAACATCTCTTTCAAAATTGGCAGATACAGCCCGTGAGGAGCTTCCCAGTACAATGGCTGCAATTAGGCTTTCAGGAATGGAAATTAGTGATCTTACTCTAGAACTGAGTGATCTGAG CCAAGAGATAGCTGAGGGGGTTAGCAAATCTGCTCAAGCTGTGCAAGCAGCAGAAGCTGGAATTCGACAGATAGGTTCACTTGCCCGGCAACAGACGATCT CTATGATACAGGAGAGGGCTAGTTTGCCAATAATTTCTTTGCAACCAGTCGTTGCAGGAGCTGCAAAGAAGACATCACGTGCTGTTGGCCAGGCCACAAAGACGTTCATGAATATGATCTCTCGGGGTGAATTTAACCCAGGGAATGAAGATAGTGGGACTGATAGATTGGATTTGTAA
- the LOC122655500 gene encoding uncharacterized protein LOC122655500: MAYIPPHKRHLKDSERASPTPDLLVPQFERNLNLKSTRYNSERRKGKEVESRGKIIYAPQAISRWWVVGYADDRIPAFLLEPISCESFERKTGEKPLALVSVHAAKGVDEPTRSCEINPWVSITEKIQYELQTSVQNMMNGMDLHESEEVKPSFVARFGKIHFHQRPSSQLDTISQTSALETAMSQVKRSFYTNIPCSYAEYILHGVIPKIGVDFDEEKEYYHVKVFDKCRPHATLSCKCSAVKMEEKLELRKIELNPVRQLLVDMSCPEKDIDLRLMLFTKKILKELPHDEMDGIKKLIASAIIDQDVKGGLRWPLGKDTFGDRYIVVGVWHTKAKTFRNSSMRIKLRDADRFNIMASTGEVSKEVSLGMTGISTLLRDRLVEIGPINKLLEDSLKLIWEHFLRYEGNSLS; the protein is encoded by the exons ATGGCATACATCCCACCACACAAGAGGCATCTAAAAGATTCAGAGAGGGCATCGCCCACTCCAGATTTGCTTGTTCCTCAATTTGAGAGGAACTTGAATCTGAAGTCAACCAGGTATAATTCAGAGAGGAGGAAAGGTAAAGAGGTAGAGTCAAGGGGAAAGATAATTTATGCACCTCAAGCCATATCTAGATGGTGGGTAGTTGGCTATGCAGATGATCGCATTCCTGCTTTCCTGCTGGAGCCGATTTCCTGTGAATCCTTTGAGCGTAAAACTGGTGAAAAACCACTGGCTTTAGTGAGTGTCCATGCAGCAAAAG GAGTTGATGAGCCCACAAGGAGCTGTGAAATAAACCCATGGGTTTCTATCACAGAGAAGATACAATACGAACTACAAACATCTGTGCAAAACATGATGAATGGAATGGATTTGCATGAGTCTGAAGAAGTAAAGCCTTCCTTTGTTGCTAGATTTGGAAAAATTCACTTCCACCA GAGGCCATCTAGTCAACTGGACACAATCAGCCAAACATCAGCTCTTGAAACTGCTATGAGTCAAGTGAAAAGATCATTCTACACAAATATTCCTTGCTCATATGCTGAGTACATTTTACATGGTGTCATACCAAAGATTGGAGTTGATTTTGATGAAGAGAAAGAGTATTACCATGTGAAG GTCTTTGACAAATGCCGACCTCATGCAACCTTGTCATGCAAATGCAGTGCAgtgaaaatggaggaaaaaCTAGAACTCCGCAAG ATTGAATTAAATCCAGTGCGCCAACTGCTAGTGGATATGTCATGCCCCGAGAAGGATATAGACCTAAGGTTGATGCTATTCACTAAAAAGATACTGAAGGAACTGCCT CACGATGAGATGGATggcataaaaaaattaattgctTCTGCAATTATAGATCAAGATGTGAAAGGAGGATTGAGATGGCCACTAGGGAAAGATACTTTTGGGGACAGATACATTGTTGTTGGTGTTTGGCACACCAAAGCTAAAACTTTTAGGAATTCATCAATGAGGATCAAGTTAAGAGATGCTGATCGGTTTAATATCATGGCTTCAACTGGGGAAGTTTCAAAGGAAGTTAGTCTGGGGATGACAGGAATAAGTACGTTATTACGG GATCGACTGGTGGAAATAGGCCCAATCAATAAGTTGCTTGAAGACAGTTTGAAATTGATATGGGAGCACTTCTTAAGATATGAGGGCAATTCTTTGTCTTGA